In Bacillus sp. FJAT-45037, the following are encoded in one genomic region:
- a CDS encoding M23 family metallopeptidase has protein sequence MRKVKRIGLMLLFLLVLITACQQASEAEQEQEQAEKEKEDLKAEQIEEVPIEVKSEGAFFHLDDLINVTGGQYIFDELHRTLQLTIHEDRFYMVDEVPVLERNGEYLATKDIYFTIDDQQNVYLPTAFIEQGLNIPVTYGEDVAKIAWLGPSEAVGGPPTSFNFDQWTVDQMVEHLEFLEKPIKDAEVSTVPSHLPGAPRAYRNGFHEGIDWYDFSSGGNINTDTPIYAMGEGIVVRVDHDYEEYPSPGVRNQDLAITAELGETPEYIFDRLRGMQVWVQYPNGVMNRFAHLDSIPDELQVGDRVNSETIIGYVGNSGTSGAVNKDLSGLHLHQDLLIYGELFWKPLTQAEVTEVLTRIWR, from the coding sequence ATGAGAAAAGTGAAACGTATTGGACTGATGCTGTTGTTCCTCCTTGTTTTGATCACAGCTTGTCAACAAGCAAGTGAAGCAGAACAAGAACAAGAACAAGCAGAAAAAGAGAAAGAAGATCTAAAAGCTGAACAGATTGAAGAAGTGCCTATCGAGGTAAAAAGTGAAGGGGCCTTCTTTCATCTAGATGATCTCATCAATGTTACAGGTGGTCAGTATATATTTGATGAACTTCATCGCACCCTCCAATTAACGATACATGAAGACCGCTTTTATATGGTTGATGAAGTGCCTGTGCTTGAACGGAATGGCGAGTACTTAGCGACAAAAGACATCTATTTTACGATTGATGATCAACAAAATGTGTATTTACCGACCGCTTTTATAGAACAAGGGTTAAATATTCCTGTTACCTATGGTGAGGATGTAGCAAAAATCGCATGGCTAGGACCATCTGAGGCGGTGGGTGGACCGCCTACATCTTTTAATTTTGATCAATGGACAGTTGATCAAATGGTCGAACATCTTGAGTTTCTAGAAAAACCTATTAAAGATGCTGAAGTCAGTACGGTGCCAAGCCATTTACCAGGTGCACCAAGGGCGTATCGAAATGGCTTTCATGAGGGAATCGATTGGTACGACTTTTCATCAGGAGGAAATATAAATACAGACACGCCGATTTATGCAATGGGTGAAGGGATTGTTGTTCGCGTAGATCATGATTACGAAGAATATCCTTCGCCTGGAGTACGGAATCAAGATTTAGCAATCACTGCTGAACTCGGTGAGACACCTGAATATATATTTGACCGTTTACGTGGGATGCAAGTATGGGTGCAATATCCTAACGGTGTTATGAATCGTTTTGCCCATCTAGACTCCATTCCAGATGAGTTGCAAGTTGGAGATCGAGTCAACTCAGAAACAATCATTGGATATGTCGGAAATTCAGGGACAAGTGGTGCAGTAAACAAAGATTTATCAGGACTTCATCTACATCAAGATCTATTAATTTATGGTGAATTATTTTGGAAGCCACTTACACAAGCAGAGGTGACAGAAGTATTAACTCGAATTTGGAGATGA
- a CDS encoding polysaccharide deacetylase family protein, translating into MKQILVYSAIVALISILLLGCSNAFDTSDDVDSTEPIGDELDNNEKSEEVEREAEINNKDENTEDAKEEDVNLDKEDEVELMYEINPNNWKVEPINGADPKVVLLTIDDAPNQYGLDMAKQLKDLGTGAIFFVNGHFIRDDEGQEALKEIYEMGFEIGNHTMNHPNLNQLAKEEQYEEIVALNDLIEEIIGERPRFFRAPFGVNTDESNQIVADEGMVMMNWTYGYDWEAEYTEANALADIMVNTPYLSEGANLLMHDREWTSEALTEIVQGLKNKGYNIVDPKTIKGLDE; encoded by the coding sequence ATGAAACAAATATTGGTATATAGTGCGATTGTAGCTCTGATTTCTATATTGTTACTAGGATGTTCAAATGCGTTCGATACTTCAGATGATGTAGATTCAACAGAACCTATAGGGGACGAGCTAGATAATAACGAAAAGTCAGAAGAAGTCGAACGCGAAGCAGAAATAAATAATAAGGATGAAAATACGGAAGATGCTAAAGAAGAAGATGTAAACCTCGATAAAGAAGATGAAGTTGAATTGATGTATGAAATAAACCCCAATAACTGGAAAGTAGAGCCAATTAATGGAGCAGACCCAAAAGTGGTTTTATTAACTATCGATGATGCCCCTAATCAATATGGGTTAGACATGGCTAAGCAATTAAAAGATCTAGGTACAGGTGCTATTTTCTTTGTGAATGGTCACTTTATTCGTGATGATGAAGGCCAAGAAGCGTTAAAGGAAATATATGAGATGGGCTTTGAGATTGGTAATCATACGATGAATCACCCGAATTTAAACCAATTAGCTAAAGAAGAACAATATGAAGAGATTGTTGCTTTAAATGATCTGATAGAAGAAATAATTGGCGAGCGACCTCGTTTTTTCCGAGCACCGTTTGGGGTGAATACTGATGAATCAAATCAAATTGTCGCAGACGAGGGTATGGTAATGATGAATTGGACCTATGGGTATGACTGGGAAGCGGAATATACAGAAGCAAACGCATTAGCAGATATTATGGTAAACACACCATATTTATCAGAAGGTGCTAACTTGCTTATGCATGACCGTGAATGGACTTCGGAAGCGTTAACAGAAATTGTACAAGGCTTAAAAAACAAAGGGTACAACATAGTAGATCCTAAGACCATTAAAGGTCTAGATGAGTAA
- a CDS encoding FUSC family protein — MRKHVIIGRRVLKTGLAVFVTAFICHWLNLPATFAVITAIVTIEPTAVDSLKKGLIRLPAASIGASFAILFDVILGQSALTYSLVAMLTIVACSKFKLDTGTLVATLTAVAMIPGTTDHVVVDFLTRMSGTSTGIIVSTLVNFVILPPKFGPILVEKVDALFIRTATTLNETMRHLLFDNEYDRTHYYRELYIQLTETYKLTQYQYDEWRYRKSNEFERRSFGFLKKKLDYLHLVLFHIGKLSHIRMNHHITNEEKEAMMDTIRSFSQIIEDPLHQMATNHHSLMEDIKKQRGPNSLSEETMTIICHELISLHQVAKELASITADERRFSIQEESYPRYIFKGDFQYE; from the coding sequence ATGCGTAAACACGTTATTATCGGTCGTAGAGTGTTAAAAACTGGTTTAGCTGTTTTTGTTACAGCTTTCATATGTCATTGGCTAAATCTCCCTGCAACCTTTGCCGTTATTACTGCCATTGTGACCATTGAACCTACGGCTGTCGATTCATTAAAAAAAGGATTGATCCGACTACCTGCCGCATCCATAGGAGCGAGCTTTGCCATTTTATTTGATGTAATACTTGGACAATCTGCTCTCACATATTCATTAGTCGCCATGCTAACAATCGTTGCATGTTCGAAATTTAAATTAGATACGGGAACTTTAGTCGCTACACTAACAGCTGTCGCAATGATTCCTGGTACCACCGATCATGTCGTTGTTGATTTTTTAACAAGGATGTCAGGTACATCAACTGGAATCATCGTGTCTACACTTGTAAATTTCGTGATATTACCACCAAAATTTGGACCTATTCTCGTTGAGAAGGTAGATGCTTTATTTATAAGAACGGCTACCACATTAAATGAGACAATGCGGCACCTACTTTTCGATAACGAGTATGACCGTACTCATTATTATCGTGAATTATATATACAACTCACAGAAACGTATAAACTCACACAATATCAGTATGATGAGTGGCGTTATCGAAAATCCAATGAGTTTGAGCGACGTTCATTTGGTTTCTTAAAAAAGAAACTTGATTACCTCCACCTTGTCTTATTTCACATTGGAAAATTAAGCCACATACGAATGAACCATCATATAACAAACGAAGAGAAAGAAGCTATGATGGACACTATTCGTTCCTTTAGTCAGATCATTGAAGATCCGCTACACCAAATGGCCACTAATCATCATTCATTAATGGAAGACATAAAAAAACAACGTGGTCCAAATAGCCTTAGTGAAGAAACTATGACTATAATTTGTCATGAACTGATCTCATTACATCAAGTAGCTAAAGAACTAGCTAGTATTACTGCTGATGAGCGGCGTTTTTCTATTCAAGAAGAATCCTATCCTCGCTATATTTTCAAAGGTGATTTTCAATATGAATGA
- a CDS encoding glycine betaine uptake BCCT transporter, with product MQKITPVFIISVVIAVAFIAWGIIAPQNLELVTKTVQGFITDELGWFYLLAATGFLLFSIYLIFSPYGRIRLGKPDERPEYNYLTWFSFLFTAGMGIGLVFWGVAEPMYHFFDPPSAESATNAAAGEAMRYSIFHWGLHPWAIYSVVALALAYFKFRKDSPAVMSAIFRPLIGDRVNGSIGIMINVLVVFATIFGVATSLGFGAAQISAGLAYLIPGLGSFSDIGLQLIVIVIVTILFMISAQTGLNKGIRILSKVNVYLAVLLMLFVLFFGPTSYIMGVFTQGIGSYVQNLVGMSFRLDVYNSETTWVEGWTIFYWAWWISWAPFVGTFIARVSRGRTIREFVIGVLAVPALFGALWFSVFGGTGIYLQREGIADIMGTMSDSGMEVALFAVLEQFPLGLIMSIIAVFLISSFFVTSADSATIVLGMQTTNGKLNPPNSVKFVWGLIISAMAAILLSSPEGLGALQTAAIIAALPFTVIMIFMIVSLMKSLQEEKEILVTDKERMRQERYEIKQEKEALKQEKNRLKEEKASFKKKD from the coding sequence ATGCAAAAAATTACGCCTGTATTTATCATATCTGTGGTAATAGCTGTAGCTTTTATTGCATGGGGCATTATCGCACCTCAAAACCTTGAACTAGTGACCAAAACAGTTCAAGGCTTTATTACAGACGAGCTAGGATGGTTTTACCTCCTTGCGGCAACCGGTTTTTTACTCTTTTCTATCTACTTAATTTTTAGTCCTTACGGTAGAATACGACTAGGGAAGCCTGATGAAAGACCTGAGTACAATTATTTAACATGGTTTTCCTTCCTATTTACAGCTGGTATGGGTATTGGTTTAGTTTTCTGGGGAGTAGCAGAACCAATGTATCACTTCTTTGACCCACCTAGTGCAGAATCAGCAACAAACGCTGCAGCAGGGGAAGCGATGCGTTATTCTATCTTCCATTGGGGATTACACCCATGGGCAATCTACTCCGTTGTTGCTCTAGCGCTTGCTTATTTTAAGTTTAGAAAAGATTCACCTGCTGTTATGAGTGCCATCTTTAGACCTCTAATTGGCGATCGAGTTAATGGCAGCATTGGGATTATGATTAACGTCCTTGTTGTTTTCGCCACTATCTTTGGTGTTGCTACTTCACTTGGTTTTGGTGCTGCGCAAATCTCAGCTGGGCTTGCTTATTTAATCCCAGGATTAGGCTCATTTAGTGACATTGGATTGCAATTAATAGTTATCGTCATTGTCACTATCCTGTTTATGATTTCAGCTCAAACTGGACTCAATAAAGGGATTCGTATCTTAAGTAAAGTAAATGTTTACTTAGCTGTCCTACTAATGCTTTTTGTGCTATTTTTCGGACCTACAAGTTACATTATGGGGGTATTCACTCAAGGTATTGGTAGTTATGTTCAAAATTTAGTCGGAATGAGCTTTAGATTAGATGTCTATAATTCCGAAACCACTTGGGTCGAAGGATGGACGATCTTCTATTGGGCTTGGTGGATTTCTTGGGCGCCGTTTGTCGGAACATTTATTGCGCGCGTTTCTAGAGGACGTACGATTAGAGAATTCGTCATTGGTGTCTTAGCTGTACCTGCTTTATTCGGGGCTTTATGGTTCAGTGTCTTTGGCGGAACAGGAATTTACTTACAACGTGAAGGCATTGCAGATATTATGGGCACAATGAGTGATTCAGGTATGGAAGTGGCCTTGTTTGCAGTATTAGAGCAGTTCCCATTAGGACTAATTATGTCAATCATTGCTGTGTTCCTTATTTCATCATTCTTTGTCACATCAGCTGACTCAGCAACTATCGTTCTCGGCATGCAAACAACAAACGGTAAGTTAAATCCTCCAAATTCAGTGAAATTCGTTTGGGGTCTTATCATTTCAGCTATGGCTGCGATCCTTCTAAGTTCACCAGAAGGACTTGGAGCATTGCAGACTGCTGCAATTATTGCCGCCTTACCTTTTACAGTAATTATGATCTTTATGATCGTTTCTCTTATGAAATCATTACAAGAAGAGAAAGAGATTTTAGTAACCGATAAAGAACGTATGCGTCAAGAACGCTATGAAATAAAGCAAGAAAAGGAAGCGTTAAAACAAGAAAAGAATCGATTAAAAGAAGAGAAAGCTTCTTTTAAGAAAAAGGACTAA
- the lpdA gene encoding dihydrolipoyl dehydrogenase, translating to MVVGDFANEVDTLVIGSGPGGYVAAIRAAQLGQKVTIVEKGTVGGVCLNVGCIPSKALISAGHRYHNAKHSDDMGIIAEGVSINFEKVQEWKASVVKKLTGGVEGLLKGNNVEIVQGEAYFASENSVRIMDEKSSQTYNFKNCIIATGSRPIELPSFKYTDRVINSTGALALKEVPKKMVVIGGGYIGIELAGAYSNMGTEVVVLEGGKQILPGFEKQMGKLVERRLKKNNVQFHFEAMAQGVEETDNGVTVKAEIKGKEEVFEADYVLVTVGRKANTDELGLEQIGIEMTDRGVIKTDKQCRTNVSNIYAIGDVIEGPALAHKASYEGKIAAEAIAGEKSEIDYLAIPAVVFSDPELASVGYNEKEAKEAGYDALASKFPFAANGRALSLNDTDGFMKLITRKEDGLVIGAQIAGPNASDMIAELGLAIETGMTAEDIALTIHAHPSLGEITMEAAEVALGTPIHIVK from the coding sequence ATGGTTGTTGGAGATTTCGCAAATGAAGTAGACACACTTGTCATAGGTTCAGGTCCAGGAGGGTACGTTGCAGCAATTCGTGCAGCCCAACTCGGACAAAAAGTAACAATCGTTGAGAAAGGAACTGTTGGTGGTGTATGTTTGAATGTAGGTTGTATTCCATCAAAAGCTCTAATCTCAGCAGGTCATCGTTATCACAATGCGAAGCATTCTGATGATATGGGGATTATTGCAGAAGGTGTTTCCATAAACTTTGAAAAAGTTCAAGAGTGGAAAGCATCTGTCGTTAAAAAATTAACAGGCGGTGTGGAAGGCCTTCTAAAAGGTAATAACGTTGAGATTGTTCAAGGTGAAGCGTATTTCGCATCTGAGAACTCAGTTCGTATTATGGATGAGAAAAGTTCACAAACATACAATTTCAAAAATTGTATCATCGCAACAGGTTCTCGCCCAATTGAACTTCCTAGCTTTAAATATACAGATCGCGTCATCAATTCTACAGGTGCGCTTGCTCTTAAAGAAGTACCTAAAAAGATGGTTGTAATTGGTGGAGGATACATTGGTATTGAGCTTGCCGGTGCTTATTCTAATATGGGTACAGAAGTTGTTGTTTTAGAGGGTGGCAAGCAAATTCTTCCTGGTTTTGAAAAGCAGATGGGTAAACTAGTTGAACGCAGGTTAAAGAAAAACAATGTTCAATTCCACTTTGAAGCAATGGCGCAAGGCGTTGAAGAAACAGACAACGGTGTGACAGTGAAAGCTGAAATAAAAGGCAAAGAAGAAGTGTTTGAAGCAGATTACGTACTAGTAACAGTTGGACGTAAAGCAAACACAGATGAACTTGGTCTTGAGCAAATCGGCATTGAAATGACAGATCGTGGCGTAATCAAAACAGACAAGCAATGCCGCACAAACGTAAGCAACATCTATGCGATTGGTGACGTTATTGAAGGTCCTGCGTTAGCTCATAAAGCATCTTACGAAGGTAAGATTGCAGCGGAAGCTATTGCTGGTGAAAAGTCTGAAATTGATTACTTAGCTATCCCTGCTGTAGTATTCTCTGACCCAGAGCTTGCTTCAGTTGGTTACAACGAAAAAGAAGCAAAAGAAGCAGGATATGATGCTTTAGCATCTAAATTCCCGTTTGCAGCGAACGGTCGTGCATTGTCTCTTAACGATACAGATGGCTTCATGAAGCTTATCACTCGCAAAGAAGATGGTCTGGTGATCGGTGCTCAAATTGCAGGCCCTAACGCTTCTGATATGATTGCTGAACTTGGACTAGCTATTGAAACTGGTATGACAGCGGAAGATATCGCTCTTACTATTCATGCGCATCCTTCATTAGGTGAAATCACTATGGAAGCAGCAGAGGTTGCTTTAGGTACACCAATCCATATCGTAAAATAA
- a CDS encoding dihydrolipoamide acetyltransferase family protein yields MAYEFKLPDIGEGIHEGEIVKWFVKPGDEIKEDDILLEVQNDKAVVEIPSPVEGKILEVKVEEGTVSIVGDVLITIDAGDMNPEEESAPAEEPKEEKAEPAKTEKEEAPAAETTSDDDDDTRVISMPSVRKFAREKGVNIKQVSGTGKNGRILKEDVENHLTGGSTTEKTQAETSTEETTSQPTATKSEPTSIPVGELEERVPFKGVRKAIAKAMVNSKHTAPHVTHMDEIEVSALVAHRKQYKETAAEQGTKLTYLPYVVKALTAALRKYPSLNASIDDANEEIVYKKYFNIGIAADTEHGLFVPVVKDADRKSIYALADEINELAVKARDGKLSGAEMKGGSATISNVGSARGLWFTPVINHPEVAILGIGRIEEKPVVKNGEIVAAPMLALSISYDHRLIDGVTAQNALNHIKRLLNDPQLLLMEG; encoded by the coding sequence GTGGCATATGAATTTAAACTGCCTGACATTGGTGAAGGAATTCACGAAGGTGAAATTGTAAAATGGTTCGTTAAACCTGGTGACGAAATTAAAGAAGACGATATTCTTCTTGAAGTTCAAAATGATAAAGCGGTTGTTGAGATCCCATCTCCTGTAGAGGGTAAAATCTTAGAAGTGAAAGTTGAAGAAGGAACAGTAAGTATCGTTGGGGATGTACTCATTACAATTGATGCTGGCGACATGAACCCTGAAGAGGAAAGTGCACCAGCTGAAGAGCCTAAAGAAGAAAAAGCTGAGCCTGCAAAAACTGAAAAAGAGGAAGCTCCTGCAGCTGAAACGACGTCTGATGACGATGATGATACACGCGTCATCTCTATGCCATCTGTTCGTAAGTTTGCTCGTGAAAAAGGGGTTAACATTAAGCAAGTTTCAGGTACCGGTAAAAATGGTCGTATCTTGAAAGAAGATGTTGAAAACCACTTAACTGGTGGATCTACTACTGAGAAAACACAAGCGGAAACATCAACTGAAGAAACGACTTCGCAACCAACAGCTACAAAGTCTGAACCAACGTCAATTCCAGTTGGAGAACTTGAAGAGCGTGTACCATTCAAAGGTGTTCGTAAAGCAATTGCAAAAGCAATGGTTAACTCGAAACACACAGCTCCTCACGTAACCCATATGGATGAGATCGAAGTATCAGCATTAGTTGCTCACCGTAAACAATATAAAGAAACGGCAGCAGAACAAGGTACGAAGCTTACGTACTTACCATACGTTGTTAAGGCTCTTACAGCAGCTCTACGTAAGTATCCATCTCTTAACGCTTCTATTGATGATGCGAACGAAGAGATTGTTTACAAGAAATACTTCAACATCGGAATTGCCGCTGATACTGAACACGGTTTATTTGTACCGGTCGTTAAAGATGCAGATCGTAAATCCATCTATGCACTAGCGGATGAAATTAATGAGTTGGCAGTTAAAGCTCGTGATGGTAAACTTAGTGGTGCAGAAATGAAGGGTGGATCAGCTACAATTTCTAATGTAGGTTCTGCTCGTGGTCTATGGTTTACACCAGTTATCAATCACCCAGAAGTCGCTATTCTAGGTATTGGTCGTATTGAAGAGAAGCCAGTCGTAAAAAATGGCGAGATTGTCGCAGCACCAATGTTGGCACTTTCTATTAGCTATGACCACCGTTTAATTGATGGGGTAACAGCTCAAAATGCTTTAAACCACATTAAACGTCTGTTAAATGATCCACAATTACTATTAATGGAGGGGTAA
- a CDS encoding alpha-ketoacid dehydrogenase subunit beta — protein MAQMTMIQAITDAMRNELKNNEDVLVFGEDVGQNGGVFRATEGLQNEFGEERVFDTPLAESGIGGLAIGLGLTGFRPVMEVQFFGFVFEVFDSIAGQMNRLRYRTAGKQSAPITVRAPFGGGVKTPEMHADSLEGLMAQTPGLKVVIPSTPYDAKGLLISAIRDNDPVVYLEHMKLYRSFRGEVPEEEYTIELGKADIKREGKDVSIITYGAMVHSSLKAAEELEKEGIDAEVIDLMTISPLDIDTIIASVKKTSRAIVVQEAQKAAGIAANVVAEITERAILSLEAPVLRVAAPDTVYPFAAIEDAWLPDYQEIIETAKKVVNF, from the coding sequence ATGGCGCAAATGACGATGATTCAAGCAATTACGGATGCAATGCGTAATGAGCTTAAGAATAACGAAGATGTTCTTGTGTTTGGAGAAGACGTTGGTCAAAACGGTGGAGTATTCCGTGCGACTGAAGGTTTACAAAATGAATTCGGAGAAGAGCGCGTGTTCGACACTCCTCTAGCTGAGTCTGGTATTGGTGGACTTGCAATCGGTCTTGGATTGACTGGTTTCCGTCCTGTTATGGAAGTACAATTCTTTGGTTTTGTTTTTGAAGTATTCGATTCAATTGCAGGTCAAATGAACCGTCTACGTTACCGTACTGCAGGTAAACAATCTGCACCAATCACAGTTCGTGCACCATTCGGTGGCGGCGTTAAAACACCTGAAATGCATGCAGATAGCTTAGAAGGATTGATGGCTCAAACTCCTGGTTTGAAAGTAGTTATTCCGTCAACTCCATATGATGCAAAAGGTTTATTAATCTCTGCTATTCGTGATAACGATCCTGTTGTTTACTTAGAGCACATGAAACTTTACCGTTCATTCCGTGGTGAAGTTCCTGAAGAGGAATACACAATTGAACTTGGTAAAGCAGACATTAAGCGCGAAGGTAAAGACGTTTCGATCATCACTTACGGCGCAATGGTTCACTCTTCTCTTAAAGCGGCAGAAGAGCTTGAAAAAGAAGGAATTGATGCAGAAGTTATTGATTTAATGACAATTAGCCCACTTGATATTGATACAATTATTGCTTCTGTTAAGAAGACAAGCCGTGCGATTGTTGTTCAAGAAGCTCAAAAAGCAGCGGGTATTGCTGCAAACGTTGTTGCAGAAATTACCGAGCGTGCAATCCTTAGCTTAGAAGCACCAGTACTTCGAGTAGCAGCTCCTGATACGGTTTATCCGTTCGCTGCAATAGAAGATGCATGGTTACCTGACTACCAAGAAATTATTGAAACAGCTAAAAAAGTTGTTAATTTCTAA
- the pdhA gene encoding pyruvate dehydrogenase (acetyl-transferring) E1 component subunit alpha, with protein MSTKTLEQVENQFETFQILNEEGKIVNEAAMPELSNEQLQEIMTRMVYTRIWDQRAISLNRQGRLGFYAPVAGQEASMLGSQYALDKEDWILPGYRDIPQLVFHGLPLHQAFLWSRGHYAGGEIPDGLNIMVPQIIIGAQIIQTAGVALGLKRRKKENIAITYTGDGGASQGDFYEGMNFAGAYNAPAVFIVQNNRFAISVPVEKQSAAKTIAQKAVAAGIEGIQVDGMDVLAVYAATKDARDRALSGGGPTLIETMTYRYGPHTMAGDDPTRYRSSDLDDEWTKKDPIVRFRKFLESKDLWTEEQENEIVDKAKEDIKDAMKKADSTPKQKVTDLIGFMFEELPANLREQMEEYKAKESK; from the coding sequence ATGAGTACAAAAACGTTAGAGCAAGTAGAAAATCAATTTGAAACGTTTCAGATTTTAAACGAAGAAGGCAAAATTGTTAATGAAGCTGCAATGCCTGAACTAAGTAATGAACAATTACAAGAGATTATGACACGCATGGTTTACACTCGTATTTGGGACCAACGTGCGATTTCACTTAACCGTCAAGGACGTCTAGGTTTCTATGCACCGGTAGCAGGTCAAGAAGCATCAATGCTTGGAAGTCAATACGCTTTAGATAAAGAAGATTGGATTTTACCGGGTTACCGTGATATTCCACAACTCGTATTCCATGGTCTTCCTCTACATCAAGCATTTTTATGGTCTCGTGGTCACTATGCTGGAGGAGAGATCCCTGATGGCTTAAACATCATGGTTCCTCAAATCATCATTGGTGCACAAATCATTCAGACGGCTGGAGTAGCATTAGGCCTTAAACGTAGAAAAAAAGAAAACATCGCAATCACGTACACTGGTGATGGTGGTGCTTCACAAGGTGACTTCTATGAAGGAATGAACTTTGCTGGTGCTTATAATGCACCTGCAGTATTCATCGTGCAAAATAACCGTTTCGCGATCTCAGTACCAGTTGAGAAGCAATCAGCTGCAAAAACAATCGCACAAAAAGCGGTTGCTGCAGGTATCGAGGGAATCCAAGTAGATGGTATGGACGTATTAGCTGTCTATGCAGCAACTAAAGATGCACGTGATCGTGCTCTTTCTGGTGGCGGCCCTACATTAATTGAAACAATGACTTACCGTTATGGTCCTCATACGATGGCTGGTGATGATCCAACACGTTATCGTTCATCAGATCTTGATGATGAGTGGACGAAGAAAGATCCAATCGTTCGTTTCCGTAAATTCCTAGAGTCAAAAGATTTGTGGACGGAAGAGCAAGAAAACGAAATCGTAGATAAAGCTAAAGAAGACATTAAGGATGCAATGAAGAAAGCTGATAGTACTCCAAAACAAAAAGTAACGGATCTAATCGGTTTTATGTTTGAAGAGTTACCAGCAAATCTTCGTGAACAAATGGAAGAGTATAAAGCAAAGGAGTCGAAGTAA